Part of the Diabrotica virgifera virgifera chromosome 6, PGI_DIABVI_V3a genome, ACTTTCACATATATACGTACTACCAAACATTGAATATAGTTTCACCGCAAAGTTACGAAGTTTAGGAAAACGATTGGAGACTAACTTCCCAAAAGTACTAATGTCTTCATTTTTCTTTGCTTGAAAAATCGAATCGGACTGTAGTTCGAACAGCTCTAATTGGTATTCTGCTGATTGGTTCTGGATGTTGACTCCCATTGGATTGTTAAAAAGCTCAAGATCGGGTTTTAGTGCATCAAACTTCGAAATCCTTTCATTGAAttctctttttatttctgtaagaaCTTTTGCAAACCTCGAGAAATCGACCATGGTTTCTTCTTGATTTATTTCGAAACACGCAGGAAAATGTGTGAGGTCGTTTATTTTCATGCAGTTCTCAAAAAGATCAAGTTTTTTGCGAAATGTCTCAATTTGACCAACCAACTGTGATACTGTCTTATTTTTCCCCTGGAGTTGAAGGTATAATGTGTTCAAGTAAGAGGTAATGTCTGTTAGAAATGCCAGTTCATGAAGAAATGTTTTGTTCTTAAGCTTTGTTATAAATACGTCCGTGTTAATAACAATTTCCGTTTCAAAAAACAGTAAGATCTCTtttcttaaagaaaaaaaatttctaagGCACTTACTTGCACTCAACCAGCGTATCTCTGAATGTAGGGGGACGTCCTTATATTCAGTATTTAATTCATCCAAGAAAGAGATGAATTTTCGGTGTCGCTAAACTCTGTTTCCTCCTCTTAAGCTGTTTACTATCTGCACTACAGTTTTCATAGTATCATTGATTTTAATTATCTTTCCGCAGAGAGCTTCTTGATGGATAATGCAATGAAACAAGTCCAGCCAATCCCGTTATGCGTACCGTCATTGCTTTTGTTCCGTCAAGAGCACTGcttcaaatatatttataccGTTGATCCCGTCTTCCATGTGGTGCAGTTTTAGAAGTTCCTCAGTTACACAAAAATCTTCACTGATGCATCTAACAAAAATGAATAGCTAATTTTTGTCAGTAATATCAACATATTCGTCCAGGGCTAAGGAGTAGTATTGTCCAAGTAAAAAATACTGTAGAATAGCTTTAAGCCGGCgaaatatgatattcttcaaataCAGATGTTaggtcaaacgtttaagaagcggccctttgaaagcatctgtgtttttacggccagacctcccgcatatctattcacaagtttcgtgcaaaaCATTAGTTTTAGTTCGGAGGCTAGCAGTGTATTAGTACTGGAGTGTAAATACGTGTGTTAAGTGATACGAGTGTTttgtttgctgtaattattttgaatattggtttagtattttgtttggagagtgtcaagtgttgattattgtaatttaattaatgtgaatagtgatgtggcgcccgtgggataatgtaaatatcgcgtacgataacgctgatattgtagaaattgccagtgctagtgtgaatgtaattactaaaaaaaagagctcgtaaagaagattcgaatgcatttaaatgcagaaacacagcaagtatgtttgaatgtatacaaaaatctacgtacgaaattcggcttcgatgaaacactattggcacaagccacctctgatttaacagaaattccactttctactgtatataaaatagttaaaaatgaaccctatcatcgcaagaaacgatgtgactacaaattttcaagacctttaaatccttcacttgtaaaactattgaaaaccacaatatacgactgctacaaaagcaatgaaatacctacaatagaaataataagaaagaaattggaaacaaccggtcgaaatatgaactgctgtgagaaaactcttcaaaattggataaaaaaatgggctttaagttcaaaaaaataaataaacgtcaagcaattatggaaagccaaagaatagtcaacagacgtaatatgtaccgagaagaaattactaaatataggcaagaaaataggagaatttattatttagatgaaacttggtatgatacccacgatacagtaaagaaaggatggacagatggttcaagcatgtgcataccagaaatgcctgcaaataaaggctCGCGACTAATTATTGAACATTGCGGAGGAAGTGAGGGATGGgttccgaatgctttaaaattatgtgggaagaaaatggaagattgtaacgttgactaccacaagaatatggaagctgacatttttgaagattggtttgaaaactcgctgatcccaaacttggagaaaaacagcgtaatagtgcttgacaacgcttcctatcattcccgacagctcactaaaataccaaatacatcttcaaagaaagctgacctgcaaaattttttaatggaaaatgatttgtatttcgaagatttttacacaaaagaataacttattgaagttctacacacgaagcaatttagaaaattttacgctctagagagtattgccgaaaagcatggacacactatattgagacttcccccctacttttgtgttttcaatcctattgagttaatttggggacaattaaaaccaagtataaggcgttcaaataAATTTCGTAACtttgacaaaaaggtaattgagataattaaaaaagaagtagccaatattaacaaagtagactggcagaaaagaatcgccaaagtgatcaaagtggaagaatattataagaagattgggcacttccacattaatggtggaaataaatttattattgaattgggcgatgatagtgacgaagaaaatacggaagaaggagaaaatgagttaagtgtatcagtattttaattgttgtgttgtgcaattcattttccaagcataagtgtactaatgaaaagactcggctaaaaaaatatttttagattttgtatttttaataaaaaaagagcggGGGCATGCTTGCATGTTGtgctgaattttaaaagttttgaactgtatacctaaagtaattttagatctaactgtgtttttataaagttcttttagtgtcagtaattctaacaataacaagattaattatcaaagctattctacatcagttattaatgcaagcatgcCGTAAGAGGGAGGTCCGTGTGAGGttgaatgttattaaaaaattgataaaattaattttaacacatacaatattatgtcctgctttaacggtatttacctaagtataaacaaatatttttaactacataatatttaattaccagaaaacaccagctgccggcctaatattaaagaagaacaacccaaagaaagctacaaatcttacctattacactatataga contains:
- the LOC114334970 gene encoding general transcription factor II-I repeat domain-containing protein 2B-like codes for the protein MSSAKKTQNFRRESYVPRKMGKSHRKVLAVSKEYNISRHYETQHKTKYDKYQGEARNILEKELKAKLNKQKSLFTKPTAVQSSSLAASYEGKNKTVSQLVGQIETFRKKLDLFENCMKINDLTHFPACFEINQEETMVDFSRFAKVLTEIKREFNERISKFDALKPDLELFNNPMGVNIQNQSAEYQLELFELQSDSIFQAKKNEDISTFGKLVSNRFPKLRNFAVKLYSMFGSTYICESTFSALKHIKSKTRNRMENDSLEACISLTTSIDIDVQKLVEDKPLPQISL